In the genome of Ureibacillus sp. FSL W7-1570, the window AAGGGTTAATTTTAGGACTGGTTGCAGGAACATTTTCCATGTCGATTGGCATGAGCGTTTTAAATTACGTCGCCTTCTTGCCGATGTACACGTATTTCTTGGGAATGGGAAGCTTTGATGTGAAGGAAACCATCGTTCTTGGCATTTTGCCGTTCAATATCATCAAAGGCATCTTATTGATGGTGCTTGTATTGATGTTGTTCAGAACGATGAGAAAATGGATAGAGAGCCAAAGGGCACAATATTTATTGCAAAAACAATAAAAAAGTAAGGGGAGTTTGCATGACGGCAAACTCCTTTTTTATGTTTTCGATTCATATATTGCTATAAAGGATGGTGTTATGGGAAAAAGAAATGTATCCATTTTTTTCTTATTGCTGATTGTCATTACGATGGTTTGGACAATCTATTCGAGCTTTTTCAAAGAACGGACAAGTGAGGGGGAGATGTTTACAGAAGACGAGTTTATTGATTTTCTATATCAAAATTTAGGGATGGAGGAACCGCACGATATTGTACCGTTGGATGCAACGGATGGACATTCTCATGATGAGGAGTTGGAAACTTCCTATCAGCCGATGAATGTTGAAGCACTGGATTTTCAGTTAAAAACGATTCATAATGAAACTATCCGATTGTCAGAATTAAAAGGAAAGAAAATTCTGCTCAATTTTTGGACAAGTTGGTGCCCACCTTGCAAGGAGGAAATGCAAGAGCTGAATGAATTCTATGATCAATATGCCATAAGGAACGATATCGAGATATTGGCCATTAATGTGACGGATCAAGAGTTTTCAATCGATGATGTGAGAGATTTTTCGGCCCAGTACCAATTGCAGTTTCCTGTTTTGCTTGATGAGCGTGGGGAAGTTTCAAAGAAATATCAAATCATGACGATTCCAACAAGTTTTATTATTCATGAAGACGGTACGGTGATTGAAAAAATTGTTGGCCCTGTCACAAAAGATGTCTTATTGGAGAAGTTTCAATAAAGGAAAAGTATTGTAAAAGAAGAGATTGGAGGAATCCTTTGTGCAAGTCATTTCTACACCATATGTTCTAAATGAAAGAAAAA includes:
- a CDS encoding TlpA disulfide reductase family protein — translated: MGKRNVSIFFLLLIVITMVWTIYSSFFKERTSEGEMFTEDEFIDFLYQNLGMEEPHDIVPLDATDGHSHDEELETSYQPMNVEALDFQLKTIHNETIRLSELKGKKILLNFWTSWCPPCKEEMQELNEFYDQYAIRNDIEILAINVTDQEFSIDDVRDFSAQYQLQFPVLLDERGEVSKKYQIMTIPTSFIIHEDGTVIEKIVGPVTKDVLLEKFQ